Genomic DNA from Selenomonas sp. oral taxon 126:
GGCGAAGACGGGACTGAGCGACGAGGAGATTGCCTATATTGGCGACGACATTGTCGATCTCCCCATCATGCGCATGGTCGGGCTGCCGTGTGCCGTGGGCGACGCCGTGCCCGAGGTGAAGGAGGTCGCGCAGATCATTGCGTCGGCTTCGGGCGGACGCGGTGCTGTGCGCGAAATTTACGAGATCATCCTAAAGACACAGGGGCTTTGGGATCGTGTGCTCACCGTATTTCAGACGGACAGCGATGGCGCTGCTCAGTAGCGCAGAGAGGAGGTGCGGCAGTGCTCTATAATACGCTCATGTTTCTCAGCTGGCTTGCGTGCCGTACGCCGCGCCCCCTCCTGCTCGGTGCGGGCTGGGTGCTCGGCAATCTTTACTATCTCCTGATTCCGAAGATGCGCCGCCGCTCTGTGGAGCATATGATGCCTGCGCTCGGCATTGACGAGCGGGAGGCAAAGCGGCTCGTGCGCGCCTCCTTTATCAATATGGCGCGCAATGTCCTCGACATCCTCGCGATGCCCATGCTGAACGAGAAGAATCTCAACGACTACATCGAGATCGACCATCTCGAGCGCATGCAGGAGGCACTTGCCGAGGGGCACGGTGTCGTCGTGCTCACGGGTCATGTCGGCTGCTGGGAGTGGCTCTCGGCGGCGTTCACACTGAACGGCATCCCCGTCAGCGCGATTGCAAAGCCGCAGCCGAACATCCAGTACACGCGTGTGCTCGACGATCTGCGCGCGACCATCCACGTCGAGATCTTCTCGCGCGGTACGAGCGAGCTGATCGCGGCGGCGCGTGCGCTGAAGCGCGGGCGGTTGCTCGGCTTTCTCGCCGATCAGGACGGCGGCCCCGGCGGCGCGTTTATCGAGTTCCTTGGGCGCACGGCGTCGACGCCGCTCGGCCCTGCGGTCTTTTCGCGCAAGTTCAAATCGCCCGTCGTGCCCGCATTTATCCTGCGTCAGCCGAATGGAAAGCACAAGGTCATCGTTGGCGAGATCATGCGCTGCCCAAATACGGGGGACAGCGACCGCGACCTCCACGAATTCACCGTGCAGATGACGGTAATCGTCGAGCGCATCATCCGCGAGAATCCGACGCAGTGGATCTGGTTTCAGAAGCGTTGGAACACCCCGCCCGAGGAGCAGAAGACGGGCAAGCATCACGTATCGGCAGCAGCGAAGGAGGGGGATTGATGGCGCAGAGCAAATGGCTCTATGGCGGCGGTGCCGCCCTCCTCGCCGGACTCATCGTGTGGGCGATTACAAGCGTGCCCGAGATTCCGGAGCAGACGGATGAACCGCAGGGTTCCCGCATTATGTCCTATGCGGACAATACGCTCAGCGAGGAACGCGACGGGCGTACCGTCTGGGAGATGACCGCTTCGCAGGTGAATGTCGACATCGATACCAACGATACGAGCATGGTGCAGATCGATGGGACATTCTACACGGAGGACGGGCGCAGCCTCACGCTCAAGGCGGCGGAGGGGCGCATGGACAGCAAGACCCACGATATTGTGGTCACGGGCAGCATCGAGGCACAGACAAGTGACGGCGCGAGCCTGCGTGCAAAGGAGCTGCGGTGGACGGCGGCAGAGGGCAGTCTCAGCGCCGAGGGGGATGCCGTTCTCGTACGCGATGATATTCGTGCGACGGGCGACCGCATTGTGAGCACGGACGGCTTTCAGAAATTCAGCGTGATTGGCAACGCTCGTATAGAAAAAGGTGGGGCGAAATGACGAAGAAGAAACTCTATCGGGGCATCCTCGTGCTGCTTGCGGCGGGGGCACTCTCCGCGGCGGCATCGGCAGCACAGCAGGGCACGGAGCCGACGAATCTCTCGGCGGACAGCCTCACCTATGACACGCAGACGGGACTCATCACAGCGGAGACGAATGTTCGTATGGAGGAGGGGACGGGCTGGGTCACAGGCGCGCGTGCAACGTATAATACCAAGACCGAGGAGGGCACGGTCGAGGGCGGTGTCCGCGCCGTGCGCGACGATATGGACCTCTCCTGTGAGCGGCTTTCGGGCGTTGGACAGGATCATTGGCAGGCGTCGGGCAGCGTCCACATGACGAAGGCGGGGCGCACGTTCACGGGGGCAGAGGTCGACTACTACCCCTCTCAGAACGACTATGTCCTCGCCTCATCCGGCGGAACGATCACGAGTGCCGATGGCACGCTCACGGCAGATCGCCTTGAGGGCTGGATGAAGGAAAATCGCTTTGTCGGCACGGGGAGCGCACACATCATTAGCCCGCCGCGCGATCTCGAGGGCGGCGGCGACCGCATGGAGTATTTTGGCAGCGTGGACAGACCCTACGTCGTGCTCGATGGGAATGCGTGGGTATTTCAAGGCAACAACATGGCGCACAGCAATCATATGACCGTCTATCTTTCGGACGACGGCAATGCCGTGACCGAGTGAGGGGGCTTGAACGTGCATCTCGAATCCCGCAACCTCGTCAAGAAATTCGGCAGCCGCACCGTCGTTGACCGCATCTCCGTCCGCATCGACAAGGGCGAGATCGTGGGGCTCCTAGGCCCCAACGGCGCGGGCAAGACGACGACGTTCTACATGATCGTCGGACTCGAAAAGCCCACGCACGGCGATGTCTATCTCTCTGACATCTGCATCACGGACTATCCCATGTATCGGCGTGCGGAGCTGGGCATCAGCTATCTCACGCA
This window encodes:
- a CDS encoding lysophospholipid acyltransferase family protein: MLYNTLMFLSWLACRTPRPLLLGAGWVLGNLYYLLIPKMRRRSVEHMMPALGIDEREAKRLVRASFINMARNVLDILAMPMLNEKNLNDYIEIDHLERMQEALAEGHGVVVLTGHVGCWEWLSAAFTLNGIPVSAIAKPQPNIQYTRVLDDLRATIHVEIFSRGTSELIAAARALKRGRLLGFLADQDGGPGGAFIEFLGRTASTPLGPAVFSRKFKSPVVPAFILRQPNGKHKVIVGEIMRCPNTGDSDRDLHEFTVQMTVIVERIIRENPTQWIWFQKRWNTPPEEQKTGKHHVSAAAKEGD
- the lptC gene encoding LPS export ABC transporter periplasmic protein LptC; the protein is MTKKKLYRGILVLLAAGALSAAASAAQQGTEPTNLSADSLTYDTQTGLITAETNVRMEEGTGWVTGARATYNTKTEEGTVEGGVRAVRDDMDLSCERLSGVGQDHWQASGSVHMTKAGRTFTGAEVDYYPSQNDYVLASSGGTITSADGTLTADRLEGWMKENRFVGTGSAHIISPPRDLEGGGDRMEYFGSVDRPYVVLDGNAWVFQGNNMAHSNHMTVYLSDDGNAVTE
- the lptC gene encoding LPS export ABC transporter periplasmic protein LptC; protein product: MAQSKWLYGGGAALLAGLIVWAITSVPEIPEQTDEPQGSRIMSYADNTLSEERDGRTVWEMTASQVNVDIDTNDTSMVQIDGTFYTEDGRSLTLKAAEGRMDSKTHDIVVTGSIEAQTSDGASLRAKELRWTAAEGSLSAEGDAVLVRDDIRATGDRIVSTDGFQKFSVIGNARIEKGGAK